A genomic window from Bradyrhizobium lupini includes:
- a CDS encoding DUF192 domain-containing protein, protein MNFDRKAVFAVAKGWLAAILVIAGCVVASAPVRAASFQPLEIVTRSGVQVFSVEVATTEEEKQTGLMYRKELADGKGMLFDFNPEQEVSMWMKNTYVSLDMIFIRADGRILRIAENTEPMSTKIISSRGPARAVLEVVAGTAQKYGIRAGDRVGHPLFGSK, encoded by the coding sequence ATGAATTTCGATCGAAAGGCCGTCTTCGCCGTTGCGAAGGGCTGGCTTGCCGCCATCCTCGTCATCGCCGGCTGTGTCGTCGCGAGCGCACCCGTGCGCGCCGCCAGCTTCCAGCCCCTCGAGATCGTCACCAGGAGCGGCGTGCAGGTGTTCTCGGTCGAGGTCGCGACGACGGAGGAAGAGAAGCAGACTGGCCTGATGTACCGTAAGGAACTGGCGGACGGCAAAGGCATGCTGTTCGACTTTAATCCCGAGCAGGAGGTGTCGATGTGGATGAAGAACACCTACGTCTCGCTCGACATGATCTTCATTCGCGCCGACGGCCGAATTCTGCGCATCGCCGAAAATACCGAGCCGATGTCGACAAAGATCATCTCATCCAGGGGGCCCGCGCGGGCTGTTCTGGAGGTGGTGGCAGGCACGGCGCAGAAATATGGCATCCGCGCCGGCGACCGCGTGGGCCACCCGCTGTTCGGCAGCAAGTAG
- a CDS encoding isovaleryl-CoA dehydrogenase produces the protein MNIPSIDFDLGEDISMLRDTLRAFVEAEIAPRAADIEKANLFPADLWKRLGDLGLLGMTAPEQYGGSNMGYLAHIVAMEEISRGSAAVGLSYGAHSNLCVNQIRRNGNDAQRERYLPKLISGEYVGALAMSEPGAGSDVVSMKLRADKRGDRYVLNGSKMWITNGGDADVLVVYAKTDPEAGPRGMTAFLVEKGTKGFSHGQHLDKLGMRGSNTYPLFFDECEVPEENVLGKVGEGVKVLMSGLDYERTVLSGGPLGIMAACMDAVVPYMHERKQFGQPIGDFQLMQGKLADMYATWQATRAYVYAVGRACDRADHARSLRKDAAAAILYSAEKATWMAGEAIQALGGVGYTSEFPVGRLWRDAKLYEIGAGTSEVRRMLIGRELMAETA, from the coding sequence TTGAATATCCCGAGCATCGATTTCGATCTGGGCGAAGACATCAGCATGCTGCGCGACACGCTGCGCGCCTTCGTGGAGGCGGAGATCGCCCCGCGTGCCGCCGATATCGAGAAGGCCAATCTATTCCCGGCGGACCTCTGGAAGCGCCTTGGCGACCTCGGCCTGCTCGGCATGACCGCGCCGGAGCAATATGGCGGCTCCAACATGGGCTATCTCGCCCATATCGTCGCGATGGAGGAGATTTCGCGCGGCTCGGCCGCGGTCGGCCTCTCCTATGGCGCCCACTCAAATCTCTGCGTCAACCAGATCCGCCGCAACGGCAATGATGCGCAGCGCGAGCGCTATCTGCCAAAGTTGATCTCCGGCGAGTATGTCGGCGCGCTCGCGATGTCCGAGCCCGGCGCCGGCTCAGACGTCGTCTCGATGAAACTGCGCGCCGACAAACGCGGCGACCGCTACGTGCTCAACGGCTCGAAGATGTGGATCACCAATGGCGGCGATGCCGACGTGCTGGTGGTCTATGCCAAGACCGATCCGGAAGCGGGCCCGCGCGGCATGACCGCCTTCCTGGTCGAGAAGGGGACGAAGGGCTTCAGCCACGGCCAGCATCTCGACAAGCTCGGCATGCGCGGCTCCAACACGTATCCGCTGTTCTTCGACGAATGCGAGGTGCCGGAGGAGAACGTGCTTGGCAAGGTCGGCGAGGGCGTCAAGGTGCTGATGTCCGGCCTCGACTATGAGCGTACGGTCCTCTCGGGTGGACCACTCGGGATCATGGCGGCCTGCATGGACGCGGTGGTGCCCTATATGCACGAGCGCAAGCAGTTCGGGCAGCCGATCGGCGACTTCCAGCTCATGCAGGGCAAGCTCGCCGACATGTACGCGACCTGGCAGGCCACGCGCGCCTATGTCTATGCGGTGGGGCGTGCCTGCGACCGCGCCGATCACGCGCGCAGCTTGCGCAAGGACGCCGCCGCTGCGATCCTCTATTCCGCCGAGAAAGCGACGTGGATGGCGGGTGAGGCGATCCAGGCGCTTGGCGGGGTCGGCTACACCTCCGAATTTCCGGTCGGACGCCTGTGGCGCGATGCAAAGCTTTACGAGATCGGCGCCGGCACCTCGGAGGTCCGACGTATGCTGATCGGTCGCGAATTGATGGCCGAGACGGCTTAA
- a CDS encoding carboxyl transferase domain-containing protein, giving the protein MPLHSSIDTSSSDFARNSEAMRTLVADLREKLSQVAGGGGEVSRNRHTSRGKMLARERVDLLVDPGTAFMELSPLAAYGLYGGDVHSASVVTGVGRILGRECVIVANDATIKGGTYYPMTVKKHLRAQDVARQNNLPCVYMVDSGGAFLPLQDEIFPDERHFGRIFYNQAQMSSQGIPQIAIVMGSCTAGGAYVPAMSDESIIVRNQGTIFLGGPPLVKAATGEVVTAEELGGADVHSRQSGVTDHYAQNDAHAIGIARRIVGTLKPSVRPNLNMHPPRDPLFAAEEIYGVVPVDGRKPFDVRDIIARVVDGSEFDEFKKLYGTTLVCGFAHIWGFPVGIIANNGILFSESSLKGAHFIELCCQRGIPLVFLQNITGFMVGKKYEAGGIARDGAKLVTAVATASVPKFTVVIGGSYGAGNYGMCGRAYSPRFLWMWPNARISVMGGEQASMVLSQVRRDNIEAKGDSWSKEDEDKFREPIRAQYESQGHPYYATARLWDDGVIDPADTRLVLGLGLSAASNAPIEPTKFGLFRM; this is encoded by the coding sequence ATGCCGCTCCATTCCAGCATCGATACGTCTTCGTCGGACTTTGCGCGCAATTCCGAGGCCATGCGCACCCTCGTCGCGGATTTGCGCGAGAAGCTGAGCCAGGTGGCCGGCGGCGGCGGCGAGGTCTCGCGCAACCGCCATACGTCGCGCGGCAAGATGCTGGCGCGCGAGCGCGTCGACCTGCTGGTCGATCCCGGCACCGCGTTCATGGAGCTGTCGCCGCTCGCGGCCTATGGCCTCTATGGCGGCGACGTGCATTCGGCGAGCGTCGTCACCGGGGTAGGGCGTATCTTGGGCCGCGAATGCGTGATCGTCGCCAACGACGCCACCATCAAGGGCGGCACCTATTATCCCATGACGGTGAAGAAGCATCTGCGCGCGCAGGACGTGGCGCGGCAGAACAATCTTCCCTGCGTCTATATGGTCGATTCCGGCGGCGCCTTTTTGCCGCTGCAGGACGAGATCTTTCCGGACGAGCGGCATTTCGGCCGCATCTTCTACAACCAGGCGCAGATGTCGTCGCAAGGCATCCCGCAGATCGCCATCGTGATGGGCTCCTGCACGGCCGGCGGCGCCTATGTCCCCGCGATGTCGGACGAGAGCATCATCGTGCGCAACCAGGGCACGATCTTCCTCGGCGGGCCGCCGCTGGTGAAGGCGGCGACGGGCGAGGTGGTGACCGCCGAGGAGCTCGGTGGCGCCGACGTGCATTCGCGACAATCAGGCGTGACCGATCATTACGCCCAGAACGACGCGCACGCGATCGGCATCGCCCGCCGCATCGTCGGCACGCTGAAGCCATCGGTACGGCCAAACCTCAACATGCATCCGCCGCGTGATCCCTTGTTTGCGGCGGAGGAGATCTACGGCGTGGTGCCCGTCGACGGGCGCAAGCCGTTCGACGTGCGCGACATCATTGCGCGCGTGGTTGATGGTTCCGAGTTCGACGAGTTCAAGAAGCTCTACGGCACGACGCTGGTGTGCGGCTTCGCCCACATCTGGGGTTTTCCGGTCGGCATCATTGCCAACAACGGCATCCTGTTCAGCGAGAGCTCGCTGAAGGGGGCGCATTTCATCGAGCTGTGCTGCCAGCGCGGCATTCCGCTGGTGTTCCTGCAGAACATCACCGGCTTCATGGTCGGCAAGAAATACGAAGCCGGCGGCATTGCGCGTGACGGCGCCAAGCTGGTGACGGCGGTCGCGACCGCGTCGGTGCCGAAATTCACCGTAGTGATCGGCGGCTCCTACGGCGCCGGCAATTACGGCATGTGCGGCCGCGCCTACTCACCGCGCTTCCTGTGGATGTGGCCGAACGCGCGCATCTCGGTGATGGGCGGCGAGCAGGCCTCGATGGTGCTGAGCCAGGTCCGCCGCGACAATATCGAGGCCAAGGGCGACAGCTGGTCGAAAGAAGACGAAGATAAATTCCGCGAACCTATCCGCGCGCAATATGAGAGCCAGGGGCACCCGTATTACGCGACCGCGCGGCTGTGGGACGACGGCGTGATCGACCCGGCCGACACAAGGCTGGTGCTCGGTCTCGGCCTCTCGGCGGCATCGAATGCGCCGATCGAACCGACGAAATTCGGCCTGTTCAGGATGTGA
- a CDS encoding OpgC domain-containing protein has product MSFLNINATLPEKGRDLRLDLFRGIANWAIFLDHIPDNVVNWITTRNYGFSDAADLFVFISGYTASFVYARMMLERGFLVGATRLTKRVWQLYVAHIILFVIYIASISYLALRFGDSEMINEFNVAGLVDNATETLRQGLFLRFKPLNLDVLPLYIVLMGLFPPVLWFMLRKPDLTMALSIVLWLTARHFGLNLNAYPAGQWYFNPYCWQVLFVFGAWCAMGGARRSMTLINAPVTLWLCLGYMLFALVMTMAGRFPTLGGMFPEWLFSAFNPNDKTNLAPYRFIHFVVIVILVIRFVPKDWPGLEWKGFDPIIVCGQQSLAVFCVGVFLSFVGHFELSMSSGSLFAQIFVSVAGIAIMTTVAYYISWSKKQDKPLKPPPPKTAAAKAA; this is encoded by the coding sequence ATGTCCTTCCTGAACATCAACGCCACGCTCCCCGAGAAGGGCCGTGACCTCAGGCTCGACCTGTTTCGCGGCATTGCGAACTGGGCGATCTTCCTCGACCATATCCCCGACAACGTGGTGAACTGGATCACCACCCGCAACTACGGCTTTTCCGACGCCGCGGATTTGTTCGTCTTCATCTCCGGCTACACCGCCTCCTTCGTCTATGCGCGGATGATGCTCGAGCGCGGCTTCCTCGTCGGTGCTACGAGGCTGACCAAGCGGGTCTGGCAGCTCTACGTCGCCCACATCATCCTGTTCGTGATCTACATCGCCTCGATCAGCTATCTGGCGCTGCGCTTCGGCGATTCCGAGATGATCAACGAGTTCAACGTCGCCGGCCTGGTGGACAACGCCACCGAGACGCTGCGCCAGGGCCTGTTCCTGCGCTTCAAGCCGCTCAATCTCGACGTGCTGCCGCTCTACATCGTGCTGATGGGGCTGTTTCCGCCCGTGCTCTGGTTCATGCTGCGCAAGCCGGACCTGACGATGGCATTGTCCATCGTGCTGTGGCTGACCGCGCGCCATTTCGGCCTGAACCTGAACGCCTATCCGGCCGGACAGTGGTACTTCAACCCGTATTGCTGGCAGGTGCTGTTCGTGTTCGGCGCCTGGTGCGCCATGGGCGGCGCGCGGCGCTCGATGACGCTGATCAACGCACCGGTCACGCTGTGGCTCTGTCTTGGTTACATGCTGTTTGCGCTGGTCATGACCATGGCCGGCCGCTTCCCGACCCTCGGCGGCATGTTCCCGGAATGGCTGTTCTCGGCGTTCAACCCGAACGACAAGACCAACCTCGCGCCCTACCGCTTTATCCACTTCGTCGTGATCGTGATCCTGGTGATCCGCTTCGTGCCCAAGGACTGGCCGGGCCTGGAATGGAAAGGGTTCGACCCCATCATCGTGTGCGGCCAGCAGTCGCTCGCCGTGTTCTGCGTCGGCGTGTTCCTGTCCTTCGTCGGTCATTTCGAGCTGTCGATGAGCTCGGGCTCGCTGTTCGCGCAGATCTTCGTCAGCGTCGCCGGGATCGCGATCATGACGACGGTGGCCTATTATATCTCCTGGTCGAAGAAGCAGGACAAGCCGCTGAAGCCGCCGCCGCCCAAGACTGCGGCCGCAAAGGCCGCTTGA
- a CDS encoding NAD-dependent protein deacetylase, protein MIASDLRSGVERLGDMIAEAKRIVPFTGAGISTECGIPDFRSPGGIWTRNRPIPFDEFVASQEARDESWRRRFAMEEVFAAARPGRGHRALASLYRAGKVPAIITQNIDNLHQASGVASDHVIELHGNTTYARCIGCRQAYPLNWVKRRFDEEGAAPNCTVCDEPVKTATISFGQTMPEDEMQRATALSQACDLFIAIGSSLVVWPAAGFPMMAKESGARLVIVNREPTEQDDIADLVIRHDIGETLGPFVGN, encoded by the coding sequence TTGATTGCATCGGATCTTCGCAGCGGCGTCGAGCGTCTTGGCGACATGATCGCCGAAGCCAAACGGATCGTGCCGTTCACCGGCGCCGGCATCTCGACCGAATGCGGCATCCCCGACTTTCGCTCGCCGGGCGGAATTTGGACGCGCAACCGCCCGATCCCGTTCGACGAGTTCGTCGCCAGCCAGGAGGCGCGCGACGAATCTTGGCGCCGGCGCTTCGCGATGGAGGAGGTCTTTGCGGCAGCCAGGCCCGGCCGCGGCCATCGCGCGCTCGCCTCACTCTACCGCGCCGGCAAGGTTCCCGCGATCATCACCCAGAACATCGACAATCTGCATCAGGCCTCCGGCGTCGCAAGCGATCACGTGATCGAACTTCACGGCAACACCACGTATGCGCGCTGCATTGGATGCAGGCAGGCCTATCCGCTTAATTGGGTGAAGCGCCGCTTCGACGAGGAGGGCGCCGCGCCCAACTGTACCGTGTGCGACGAGCCGGTGAAGACCGCCACGATCTCCTTCGGCCAGACAATGCCCGAGGACGAGATGCAGCGCGCGACGGCGCTGTCGCAAGCCTGCGATCTCTTCATCGCGATCGGTTCCTCGCTGGTGGTATGGCCGGCCGCGGGCTTTCCGATGATGGCGAAGGAATCGGGTGCACGCCTGGTGATCGTCAATCGCGAGCCGACGGAGCAGGACGACATCGCCGACCTCGTGATCCGCCACGACATCGGCGAAACGCTGGGGCCCTTTGTCGGTAATTGA
- a CDS encoding cold-shock protein — MGSSDGFESKKVGVPAVGEHGGGGRDSALSPFTGLGESSANLVEVHGVIKWFDASKGYGFIVPDNGWPDVLLHVTVLRRDGFQTAYEGARIVVECIQRAKGYQAFRVVSMDESTAIHPAQMLPPRTHVTVTATSGLERAQVKWFNRLRGFGFLTRGEGTPDIFVHMETLRRFGMTELRPGQYVLVRFGPGSKGMMAAEIHPETGSPVSSH; from the coding sequence ATGGGGTCGTCGGACGGATTTGAGTCCAAGAAGGTCGGAGTTCCCGCGGTGGGCGAACACGGCGGTGGCGGTCGCGACAGTGCACTCAGTCCGTTCACCGGACTTGGTGAGAGCAGCGCCAACCTCGTCGAGGTTCACGGCGTCATCAAATGGTTCGACGCCTCAAAAGGCTACGGCTTCATCGTTCCCGACAATGGCTGGCCCGACGTGCTCCTGCACGTCACCGTGCTTAGGCGCGACGGCTTCCAGACCGCCTACGAGGGCGCCCGCATCGTCGTCGAGTGCATCCAGCGCGCCAAGGGCTACCAGGCGTTCCGCGTGGTCTCGATGGACGAGTCGACTGCGATCCATCCGGCGCAGATGCTGCCGCCGCGCACCCATGTCACGGTGACGGCGACCAGCGGGCTGGAGCGGGCTCAGGTCAAATGGTTCAACCGGCTGCGCGGTTTCGGCTTCCTGACCCGCGGCGAGGGCACCCCCGACATCTTCGTGCACATGGAGACGCTGCGCCGCTTCGGCATGACCGAGTTGCGGCCCGGCCAGTATGTCCTGGTCCGGTTCGGGCCCGGCTCCAAGGGCATGATGGCGGCCGAGATCCATCCCGAGACGGGATCGCCGGTTTCGTCCCACTAA
- a CDS encoding Lrp/AsnC family transcriptional regulator — MAGRDQLDGVDLKILSELQQDGRVRNNELALRVGVSGPNCVRRLKSLFSRGVIRAVRAVIDERLLGYEVVSFVSIQLGSQAQPVLAAFESSIAAIPRIQQCWRISGDTDYLLKCVAPSVESMRQQLLHFAAMPNVKNVRSFPVLGVAKDVPLPLQEIAAAG, encoded by the coding sequence ATGGCGGGGCGTGACCAGCTCGACGGCGTCGATCTGAAAATACTCTCCGAGTTGCAGCAGGACGGGCGGGTTCGCAATAACGAGCTGGCGCTGCGCGTCGGGGTGTCCGGGCCCAACTGCGTGAGGCGGCTGAAATCGCTGTTCAGCCGCGGCGTGATCCGGGCGGTGCGCGCCGTTATCGACGAGCGGCTGCTCGGCTACGAGGTGGTGTCGTTCGTCTCGATCCAGCTCGGCAGCCAAGCCCAGCCGGTGCTGGCGGCATTCGAGAGCTCGATCGCCGCGATCCCGCGCATCCAGCAGTGCTGGCGGATTTCGGGAGACACCGACTATCTTCTCAAATGCGTGGCGCCGAGCGTCGAGAGCATGCGGCAGCAGCTCCTGCATTTCGCCGCGATGCCGAACGTGAAGAACGTCCGCAGCTTTCCGGTGCTGGGCGTGGCGAAGGACGTGCCGCTGCCATTGCAGGAGATCGCGGCGGCAGGATAG
- a CDS encoding ETC complex I subunit, whose product MTARIFKPAKNAMQSGRSKTKEWQLDYEPEQPRAVEPLMGWTSSGDMKQQITLHFHSKEEAVAYCERKGIAYQVIEPKESVRRPVAYADNFSFRRGEPWTH is encoded by the coding sequence ATGACCGCACGCATTTTCAAGCCCGCCAAGAACGCGATGCAATCCGGCCGGTCGAAGACCAAGGAATGGCAGCTCGACTACGAGCCCGAGCAGCCGCGCGCGGTCGAGCCGCTGATGGGCTGGACCTCGTCCGGCGACATGAAGCAGCAGATCACGCTGCACTTCCACAGCAAGGAAGAGGCGGTCGCCTATTGCGAGCGCAAGGGCATCGCCTACCAGGTGATCGAGCCAAAGGAATCGGTGCGCCGTCCGGTCGCCTATGCGGACAATTTCTCGTTCCGCCGCGGCGAGCCGTGGACGCATTGA
- a CDS encoding AraC family transcriptional regulator produces MPFQVATAIPRRAVTPAAFVRGVVAAYERYGRDPTEALSRGQVTPDLVNSPDGRVTAGQFEALAGHAMRELDDEALGWFSRRLPFGTYGMLCRASITAPTLEVALKRWCRHHRLLTEDVLLDLAVGEETAVVSIRELADLGPLREFCLVTLLRYVLGFSCWAVDSQIALRAAEFPYPEPGHVSVYPTIFCRNIRFGADRASITFDKHYLSLPLTRSAADLDNMLKGALRLTVLPYRRDRLLVERVRRVLRNARGRSLGAEDVASELALSTRTMHRRLRDEATSLRDLKEEAKFELAKQELMRSRSPIKRIAEIAGFRSEKSFSRAFRTWAGASPREFRGRYR; encoded by the coding sequence ATGCCTTTTCAAGTCGCAACCGCGATCCCGCGCCGTGCCGTGACCCCTGCCGCCTTCGTCCGCGGCGTCGTTGCCGCTTACGAACGCTACGGCCGCGATCCGACCGAGGCGCTGAGCCGGGGTCAGGTAACGCCGGACCTTGTCAATTCTCCGGATGGGCGGGTCACGGCCGGCCAGTTCGAGGCGCTGGCGGGCCATGCCATGCGCGAACTCGATGACGAGGCGCTCGGCTGGTTCTCGCGGCGGCTGCCCTTTGGCACCTACGGCATGCTGTGCCGCGCCTCGATCACCGCCCCGACGCTGGAGGTCGCGCTCAAGCGCTGGTGCCGGCACCATCGTCTGCTCACCGAGGACGTGCTGCTCGATCTCGCCGTCGGCGAGGAGACCGCGGTCGTGTCCATCCGCGAACTGGCCGACCTCGGACCTCTACGCGAATTCTGCCTGGTCACCCTGCTCCGCTATGTTCTCGGCTTCTCCTGCTGGGCGGTGGATTCGCAAATCGCGCTCCGCGCCGCGGAATTTCCGTACCCCGAGCCCGGCCACGTCTCGGTCTATCCGACCATCTTTTGCCGAAACATCCGCTTCGGTGCGGACCGCGCTTCCATCACCTTCGACAAGCATTACCTGTCGCTGCCGCTCACCCGGAGCGCGGCGGACCTCGACAACATGCTCAAGGGCGCGCTGCGGCTGACCGTACTGCCCTATCGGCGCGACCGGCTGCTGGTCGAGCGCGTTCGCCGCGTACTCCGCAATGCGCGCGGACGCAGTCTGGGCGCCGAGGATGTCGCAAGCGAGCTAGCACTCTCCACCCGCACCATGCATCGGCGCCTGCGCGATGAAGCGACCTCACTGCGGGATCTCAAGGAAGAGGCAAAATTCGAGCTCGCGAAGCAGGAGCTGATGCGCAGTCGTAGCCCGATCAAGCGGATCGCGGAGATCGCCGGCTTCCGCAGCGAGAAGAGCTTTTCCCGCGCCTTCCGCACCTGGGCCGGCGCCTCACCGCGCGAGTTTCGCGGCAGGTATCGCTGA
- a CDS encoding DUF3551 domain-containing protein: MTSISKTFVASAATLFASVFLMMTAPAAQAEDYCITNGAQAAHGCGYPTMEACRAAAGGIGGSCSQSGGAKTSTDALAFQPKQTHSRTKLRPGGQTNSN; encoded by the coding sequence ATGACCTCGATCTCGAAGACGTTCGTCGCATCCGCTGCGACGCTGTTTGCATCTGTGTTTCTCATGATGACCGCGCCGGCTGCCCAGGCAGAAGACTACTGCATCACCAATGGTGCCCAGGCCGCGCATGGCTGCGGCTATCCGACGATGGAGGCCTGCCGGGCCGCGGCCGGCGGCATCGGCGGCTCGTGCTCACAGAGCGGCGGCGCGAAGACGTCGACCGACGCGCTGGCCTTCCAGCCGAAGCAGACGCACTCGCGCACCAAGCTGCGCCCGGGCGGGCAGACCAACTCGAACTGA